One genomic segment of Salmo trutta chromosome 8, fSalTru1.1, whole genome shotgun sequence includes these proteins:
- the LOC115198479 gene encoding leukotriene B4 receptor 1-like produces the protein MESTAWNTTTYFFTNSSAPNLSIPYSVGISFLLVAMTMGLPGNLLVVWTILFSLSRRSITSLFILQLAAADALVLLSAPFFIHQLFKVGVWEFGEIMCKLLHYVCGISMYLSILLITLMAVDRHLGVLRPFQSQHVRTKSRLFPIMGVVWALAMVLPTPQLVYRQVRKGECTTHHPGHAHQVFHYSLETVTAFLVPFSIMTFCYLRIAHTLASSRAHWHHRSYRKTNRLITLIVVTFALLWAPYHLVNILQVGAVLSRSSRDLLGFCLRARTVVIAVAYLSSAVNPLLYAMAGSCSGSSLTIYGSSSRGVGGVAQLLEGTASNMDMPSVRAKHDGRGREKEKEDWGGGKPEGEVEEMTMVPGKREVEKEDEEAEQEKEMTIVPGKKKEEEEGN, from the exons ATGGAATCCACAGCATGGAATACCACCACCTACTTCTTTACCAACTCATCCGCTCCCAACCTGTCCATCCCTTATTCTGTTGGAATCTCCTTTCTCTTGGTTGCTATGACCATGGGTCTCCCCGGAAACCTCCTAGTGGTTTGGACCATACTATTCAGCCTGAGTCGCCGTTCCATCACgtccctcttcatcctccagCTAGCGGCCGCTGACGCACTCGTGCTGCTCTCCGCACCCTTCTTCATTCACCAGCTCTTCAAGGTCGGAGTCTGGGAGTTTGGAGAGATAATGTGTAAGCTCCTGCATTACGTCTGTGGCATCAGCATGTACCTCAGCATCCTATTGATTACCTTGATGGCCGTCGACCGACACCTTGGCGTGCTACGCCCCTTCCAGTCCCAGCACGTCCGGACGAAGTCGAGGCTCTTTCCTATCATGGGTGTGGTGTGGGCGCTGGCTATGGTGCTGCCCACTCCTCAGCTTGTGTACCGCCAGGTCCGAAAGGGGGAGTGTACCACGCATCACCCCGGGCACGCCCACCAG GTGTTCCACTATTCCCTAGAGACAGTTACTGCGTTCCTGGTCCCCTTCAGCATCATGACGTTCTGCTACTTACGCATCGCTCATACCTTAGCGTCCAGCCGTGCCCACTGGCACCACCGCTCCTACAGGAAGACCAACCGCCTCATCACACTGATAGTCGTGACTTTCGCCCTCTTGTGGGCTCCGTACCACCTGGTCAACATCCTGCAA GTGGGGGCCGTTCTCTCCAGGTCTTCCAGGGATTTGCTGGGGTTCTGTCTGAGAGCTAGGACAGTGGTCATAGCTGTAGCTTACCTCAGCAGTGCTGTCAATCCTCTGCTCTATGCCATGGCTGGCTCCTGCTCTGGCTCCTCCCTCACAATCTatggctcctcctccaggggTGTGGGGGGCGTAGCACAGCTGCTTGAGGGGACGGCCTCCAACATGGACATGCCCAGCGTGAGAGCAAAGCATgatggtagaggtagagagaaagagaaggaggactGGGGAGGTGGGAAaccagagggagaggtagaagagaTGACAATGGTTCCAGGGAaaagagaggtggagaaggaggacGAGGAGGCAGAACAAGAAAAAGAGATGACAATAGTTCCAGGAaaaaagaaggaggaggaggagggaaactAA